One genomic window of Triplophysa rosa linkage group LG11, Trosa_1v2, whole genome shotgun sequence includes the following:
- the crlf3 gene encoding cytokine receptor-like factor 3 yields the protein MSIEAEALLQEAKESIEAAQNYRSELQQRLHGLSQARKQVRGSASQTRETLQRHFQDLQTTVSRLLTERLNILLQEVDSIELDSVSPLDDCQKLIEHGISTADELLREGEAAIRCGVNEKEDKLGSFTKKALQIQLDSLPEVPTLVDVPCLSAQLDDSLLHTFRTQVARHGSVASYPPVQIEELVERPGGVLVRWCKVDDDFTPQDYRLQYRRGNSSQYEDAYIGKDTEFLVLHLDPHMDHLFRVCARGEGRTEWSPWSIPQTGYTTLAPHEWRAGVDGYILSSRKNITMRSDSSSGHGGVLYSNSPTYFCGQTLTFKITAAGPTDKRDSLGVCADSRTGTDSLQRDQAVCISTNGAVFVNGKEMTNQLPAVTVGSSVTFDMEVVNIFPVSNNNNPNDKGTFKLRVTIGSGNREVVFDWLLDQVVDSLFFGCSFTHPGWKVLVF from the exons ATGTCAATAGAGGCGGAGGCATTGCTGCAGGAGGCAAAGGAGAGCATCGAGGCAGCCCAGAACTACAGGAGCGAGCTACAGCAGAGACTGCATGGACTCAGCCAAGCACGCAAACAG GTACGGGGCAGTGCCAGCCAGACGCGCGAGACTCTGCAACGGCACTTTCAGGATCTGCAGACTACTGTGAGCCGGCTACTGACTGAGAGGCTGAACATTCTGCTCCAGGAGGTCGACAGCATCGAGCTGGACAGCGTCAGCCCCTTAGACGACTGCCAGAAGCTCATTGAGCATGGAATCAGCACAGCCGATGAACTGCTCAGAGAGG GGGAGGCTGCCATCCGCTGCGGTGTAAATGAGAAGGAGGACAAGCTGGGTAGCTTCACTAAGAAAGCCCTGCAGATCCAGTTAGACAG CCTGCCTGAGGTACCTACACTGGTGGATGTGCCCTGTCTGTCTGCGCAGCTGGATGACTCTTTGCTGCACACGTTCCGTACTCAAGTGGCTCGACACGGCAGCGTGGCTTCTTATCCGCCGGTCCAGATTGAAGAGCTGGTGGAGAGACCGGGTGGTGTGCTTGTGCGCTGGTGCAAG GTGGATGATGATTTTACCCCTCAGGACTACCGGTTGCAGTATCGCCGTGGTAACTCTTCTCAGTATGAGGACGCGTACATCGGTAAAGACACCGAGTTCCTGGTGCTTCACCTTGACCCGCATATGGACCACCTGTTCCGCGTGTGTGCCAGAGGAGAGGGACGAACCGAGTGGAGTCCGTGGAGCATCCCACAGACTGGTTACACCACGCTTGCACCCCACG AATGGCGTGCAGGTGTGGATGGTTACATTTTAAGCAGTAGGAAAAACATCACCATGCGCAGTGACTCGTCGTCAGGTCACGGGGGTGTGCTGTACTCCAACTCCCCCACCTACTTCTGCGGCCAGACCCTCACCTTCAA GATCACGGCTGCAGGACCAACAGATAAGCGTGATAGTTTAGGTGTATGTGCGGACAGCAGAACTGGCACAGACTCATTGCAGAGGGACCAGGCTGTCTGCATCTCCACCAATG GTGCTGTGTTTGTGAATGGAAAAGAGATGACCAACCAGCTGCCAGCCGTCACTGTTGGTTCATCCGTGACCTTTGACATGGAAGTGGTCAACATCTTTCCTGTGAGCAATAACAATAACCCTAACGATAAGGGAACCTTCAAGCTGAGGGTGACGATTGGCTCAGGGAACAGAGAAGTGGTGTTCGATTGGCTGCTGGATCAGGTTGTGGACAGCCTGTTCTTCGGCTGCTCTTTCACGCACCCTGGATGGAAAGTGCTGGTGTTTTGA
- the suz12a gene encoding polycomb protein suz12-A produces MAPQKHGSGGNGFYAGTTARAANGGAHVSSAVVMTSVKRPKMEQIQADHELFLQAFEKPTQIYRFLRTRNLIAPIFLHRTLTYMAHRNLRTNAKRKGFNVNDLLFKVEKSKVDQESHNMASNLQLTFTGFFHKTDKPLQNSENEENSVSVEVLLVKVCHKKRKDVSCPVKQVPTGKKQVPLNPDSSQTKLGNFPTLVVPSQEFEPSNSHMVKSYSLLFRVSRPGGRDISGVTNRETNVIEELSNRKKRYFPHQDDGETTFVAQMTVFDKNRRLQLLDGEYEVSMQEMEESPVGKKRATWETILDGKWLPPFETFSQGPTLQFTLRWTNDTAERGTAPVAKPLATRNSESSALDISKPNNIKPPQAVAVDPVGNDLPLRREQTQVEPRQKLRVYYQFLYNNNTRQQTEARDDLHCPWCTLNCRKLYSLLKHLKLSHNRFIFNYVPHPKGARIDVSINECYDGSYVGNPQDIHCQPGFAFSRNGPVKRTPVTHFLVCRPKHSKPSLSEFLESEDGEQEQQRTYISGHNRLYFHSDSCMPLRPQEMDVDSEDERDPDWLREKTAMQIEEFLDVNEGEKEVMKLWNLHVMKHGFIADTQMNQACMLFVEQHGTIIINKNLCRNILLHLVSMHDFGLVNTVTIDKAMTHLRDLKQEDGQELSQDNDAIGPADDGGPSGDGEGSVSNPVKNHSL; encoded by the exons ATGGCTCCACAAAAGCACGGCTCGGGTGGAAATGGTTTTTATGCGGGCACCACGGCTAGAGCCGCTAATGGAGGCGCGCACGTATCGTCCGCTGTTGTGATGACTTCAGTGAAGCGACCCAAGATGGAGCAGATCCAAGCCGACCACGAACTCTTTCTTCAAGCGTTCGAGA AGCCAACTCAAATATACAGATTTCTTCGGACAAGAAATCTCATAGCA CCAATCTTCCTGCACAGAACTCTTACATACATGGCCCACAGAAACTTGAGAACAAAtgcaaaaag AAAGGGCTTCAATGTGAATGATCTGCTGTTTAAAGTAGAGAAATCAAAAGTGGATCAGGAGTCCCACAA CATGGCTTCAAATCTGCAGCTCACTTTCACTGGATTCTTCCATAAAACTG ATAAGCCATTGCAAAACTCTGAGAATGAAGAAAACTCAGTGTCCGTGGAAGTGCTGCTTGTCAAGGTCTGCCACAAGAAGAGAAAG GATGTGAGTTGTCCAGTTAAGCAAGTGCCTACTGGCAAAAAGCAGGTGCCTCTGAACCCAGACAGCAGTCAAACCAAGCTGGGAAATTTCCCAACGCTGGTGGTTCCCAGCCAAGAGTTCGAACCCAGTAACAGTCACATGGTGAAGTCTTACTCCCTTCTGTTCAGAGTGTCTCGTCCAGGGGGGCGAGACATCAGCGGGGTGACCAACAGAGAAACCA ATGTTATCGAAGAGTTGTCTAACAGAAAGAAGAGATACTTCCCTCATCAGGATGATGGGGAAACTACGTTTGTCGCACAAATGACCGTTTTTGATAAAAACAG ACGCCTTCAGCTTTTGGATGGGGAGTATGAAGTCTCCATGCAGGAGATGGAGGAGAGTCCTGTAGGCAAGAAGAGGGCAACATGGGAAACCATACTAGATGGCAAG TGGCTGCCACCCTTTGAGACCTTTTCTCAAGGACCCACACTGCAATTCACTTTGCGATGGACCAATGACACAGCTGAGAGAGGAACGGCACCAGTGGCCAAACCGCTGGCCACACGCAATTCAGAATCAAGTGCGTTGGACATCAGCAAACCAAACAATATAAAGCCTCCACAGGCAGTAG CTGTTGATCCGGTCGGCAATGATCTGCCACTAAGAAGAGAGCAAACTCAGGTTGAACCTCGACAGAAACTCAGAGTTTATTATCAG TTCCTGTACAACAATAACACACGGCAGCAGACGGAGGCCAGAGATGACCTGCACTGTCCCTGGTGCACTCTGAACTGCCGCAAGCTCTACAGCCTCCTCAAGCACCTGAAACTCTCACACAACCGCTTCATTTTTAACTATGTG CCTCATCCTAAAGGAGCCAGGATAGATGTGTCAATTAATGAATGCTATGATGGCTCTTACGTGGGCAACCCTCAGGACATCCACTGCCAGCCTGGCTTTGCCTTCAGCCGTAATGGACCGgtgaagaggactccagtgacACACTTTCTTGTCTGCAG ACCCAAGCACTCAAAGCCCAGCCTCTCTGAGTTCCTGGAGTCTGAAGATGGTGAACAGGAACAGCAGCGTACTTACATAAGCGGGCACAACCGCCTGTACTTCCACAGCGACAGCTGCATGCCGCTGAGACCGCAGGAGATGGATGTGGACAGTGAGGACGAGAGGGACCCCGATTGGCTCAGGGAGAAGACCGCTATG CAAATCGAGGAGTTCTTGGATGTCAATGAGGGCGAGAAAGAAGTGATGAAACTGTGGAACCTGCATGTAATGAAACATGG ATTCATAGCTGACACCCAAATGAATCAAGCCTGCATGTTGTTTGTAGAGCAGCACGGCACCATCATTATCAATAAGAATCTGTGCCGAAACATTCTTCTCCATCTGGTCAGCATGCACGACTTCGGCTTGGTCAATACCGTGACCATAGACAAAGCCATGACTCACCTCAGAGATCTGAAACAAGAAGATGGCCAGGAACTGTCTCAAGACAATGACGCTATCGGTCCTGCCGACGATGGTGGTCCCAGCGGCGATGGAGAAGGCAGTGTATCAAATCCAGTCAAGAACCATAGTCTCTGA